The Bradysia coprophila strain Holo2 chromosome II, BU_Bcop_v1, whole genome shotgun sequence genome has a segment encoding these proteins:
- the LOC119068155 gene encoding BTB/POZ domain-containing protein 6 isoform X1, translated as MTEIFSDTISGLQLLHWIVSQSDIWNLANKCADFVHKIHEPLERGAAVLDNILTLDGSDDDESDVNQWLYDDNWIEVDNMIFDEVHNIRNAGNRNVESLNNGPLLLSPVMHNNAQMQRENIQVTQPCSAPSSSPSSPSPSSPGAVHSTSFCMPSSGNLCTIINTGDPNWQATKSTVRERNAAMFNNELMADISFIVGSDDNIQTIPAHKYVLATGSSVFYAMFFGGLADDKLEITVPDVEPQAFLTLLKYLYCDEIQLEADNVLATLYVAKKYIVPHLARACVNYLETSLTAKNACLLLSQSRLFEEPDLMARCWEVIDAQAEMAIKSEGFVDIDMKTFESILARETLNCKEICLFEAALNWAQSACTKMEIDPTSQNRRNVLGSSLQLIRIPTMTLEEYANGVAQLGILTPQETIDIFLHFTAKSKPMLDFTTKPRAGLKTQVCHRFLSCAYRCNQWRYRGRCDSIQFSVDKRIFIVGFGLYGSSTGAADYNVKIELKRLGRVLAENNTKFFSDGSSNTFHVFFDNPIQIEPDLYYTASVILNGSELSFFGQEGMTEVCMGNVTFQFQCSSESTNGTGVQGGQIPELIFYGPMVTNSGSNSNIATPIAGCSSASMNGSGGGGGVGGSSISSSNNSNNRSNNNEGD; from the exons ATGACTGAAATATTCAGCGATACAATAAGCGGCTTGCAGTTGTTGCACTGGATCGTTAGTCAATCAGATATCTGGAATTTAGCGAACAAATGCGCTGATTTCGTTCACAAAATTCACGAACCCCTCGAACGCGGTGCTGCCGTTTTGGACAACATATTAACATTGGATGGAAGCGATGATGACGAATCGGATGTAAATCAGTGGCTGTACGACGATAATTGGATTGAGGTAGACAACATGATTTTCGATGAAGTACACAACATTAGGAATGCAGGAAATCGGAACG TAGAATCACTAAACAATGGTCCGCTATTGCTATCGCCTGTAATGCATAATAATGCCCAAATGCAACGAGAAAATATCCAAGTAACACAGCCATGTAGTGCACCATCTTCATCACCTTCGTCGCCATCGCCATCATCGCCAGGCGCAGTACACAGTACGTCGTTTTGTATGCCCTCGAGTGGAAATCTATGTACCATAATAAACACTGGAGATCCGAATTGGCAGGCAACAAAATCGACG GTTCGTGAGCGGAATGCTGCTATGTTTAACAATGAGCTGATGGCTGATATCAGTTTCATTGTGGGAAGTGATG ACAACATACAAACAATACCAGCCCATAAATATGTTCTAGCAACTGGAAGTTCTGTGTTTTATGCAATGTTTTTCGGTGGATTGGCCGACGACAAATTGGAAATAACAGTTCCAGATGTAGAGCCTCAGGCATTTTTAACATTATTGAA ATACCTTTACTGtgatgaaattcaattagAAGCCGATAATGTATTGGCCACATTGTACGTAGCCAAAAAGTATATAGTCCCACACTTGGCCCGCGCCTGCGTCAATTATTTGGAAACTAGTCTGACAGCGAAAAACGCTTGCTTATTGCTCAGCCAATCAAGACTGTTCGAGGAACCGGATCTCATGGCACGATGTTGGGAGGTGATCGATGCACAG GCAGAAATGGCCATCAAATCGGAGGGATTCGTTGATATCGACATGAAAACATTCGAGTCGATCCTTGCTAGAGAAACACTTAACTGCAAAGAGATCTGTCTGTTCGAAGCGGCCCTAAACTGGGCCCAATCAGCTTGTACCAAAATGGAAATCGATCCGACGTCACAAAATCGGCGCAACGTGCTCGGCTCTTCGCTGCAACTTATACGAATACCCACAATGACACTGGAAGAATACGCGAATGGCGTTGCGCAGCTGGGTATACTGACGCCACAAGAAACGATTGACATATTCCTGCATTTCACTGCAAAAAGTAAACCGATGCTGGATTTTACGACCAAACCGAGAGCTGGTTTAAAAACACAAGTTTGTCATCGATTTTTGTCATGCGCCTATCGATGCAACCAGTGGAGGTATCGTGGTCGTTGTGATAGTATTCAATTTTCAGTGGACAAACGAATTTTTATCGTCGGCTTCGGATTGTATGGTTCGTCGACGGGGGCAGCCGAttacaatgttaaaattgaattgaaacgaTTGGGCAGAGTGTTGGCGGAAAATAATACGAAATTCTTTTCGGACGGTTCCAGCAACACATTCCACGTCTTCTTCGACAATCCCATTCAAATCGAACCGGATCTGTACTACACGGCATCGGTTATTTTAAATGGATCGGAACTGAGCTTCTTCGGACAGGAAGGTATGACGGAAGTATGTATGGGAAATGTTACGTTCCAGTTTCAGTGTTCGTCGGAGAGTACAAATGGTACGGGCGTACAGGGTGGCCAAATACCGGAATTGATTTTCTACGGGCCAATGGTTACGAACAGTGGCAGTAATAGCAATATTGCTACGCCCATTGCTGGATGTTCGAGTGCATCGATGAATGGgagtggtggtggtggtggtgtcGGTGGTAGTTCAATATCGTCATCAAATAACAGTAACAATCGCAGTAATAACAATGAAGGTGATTGA
- the LOC119068155 gene encoding BTB/POZ domain-containing protein 6 isoform X2, with translation MTEIFSDTISGLQLLHWIVSQSDIWNLANKCADFVHKIHEPLERGAAVLDNILTLDGSDDDESDVNQWLYDDNWIEVDNMIFDEVHNIRNAGNRNESLNNGPLLLSPVMHNNAQMQRENIQVTQPCSAPSSSPSSPSPSSPGAVHSTSFCMPSSGNLCTIINTGDPNWQATKSTVRERNAAMFNNELMADISFIVGSDDNIQTIPAHKYVLATGSSVFYAMFFGGLADDKLEITVPDVEPQAFLTLLKYLYCDEIQLEADNVLATLYVAKKYIVPHLARACVNYLETSLTAKNACLLLSQSRLFEEPDLMARCWEVIDAQAEMAIKSEGFVDIDMKTFESILARETLNCKEICLFEAALNWAQSACTKMEIDPTSQNRRNVLGSSLQLIRIPTMTLEEYANGVAQLGILTPQETIDIFLHFTAKSKPMLDFTTKPRAGLKTQVCHRFLSCAYRCNQWRYRGRCDSIQFSVDKRIFIVGFGLYGSSTGAADYNVKIELKRLGRVLAENNTKFFSDGSSNTFHVFFDNPIQIEPDLYYTASVILNGSELSFFGQEGMTEVCMGNVTFQFQCSSESTNGTGVQGGQIPELIFYGPMVTNSGSNSNIATPIAGCSSASMNGSGGGGGVGGSSISSSNNSNNRSNNNEGD, from the exons ATGACTGAAATATTCAGCGATACAATAAGCGGCTTGCAGTTGTTGCACTGGATCGTTAGTCAATCAGATATCTGGAATTTAGCGAACAAATGCGCTGATTTCGTTCACAAAATTCACGAACCCCTCGAACGCGGTGCTGCCGTTTTGGACAACATATTAACATTGGATGGAAGCGATGATGACGAATCGGATGTAAATCAGTGGCTGTACGACGATAATTGGATTGAGGTAGACAACATGATTTTCGATGAAGTACACAACATTAGGAATGCAGGAAATCGGAACG AATCACTAAACAATGGTCCGCTATTGCTATCGCCTGTAATGCATAATAATGCCCAAATGCAACGAGAAAATATCCAAGTAACACAGCCATGTAGTGCACCATCTTCATCACCTTCGTCGCCATCGCCATCATCGCCAGGCGCAGTACACAGTACGTCGTTTTGTATGCCCTCGAGTGGAAATCTATGTACCATAATAAACACTGGAGATCCGAATTGGCAGGCAACAAAATCGACG GTTCGTGAGCGGAATGCTGCTATGTTTAACAATGAGCTGATGGCTGATATCAGTTTCATTGTGGGAAGTGATG ACAACATACAAACAATACCAGCCCATAAATATGTTCTAGCAACTGGAAGTTCTGTGTTTTATGCAATGTTTTTCGGTGGATTGGCCGACGACAAATTGGAAATAACAGTTCCAGATGTAGAGCCTCAGGCATTTTTAACATTATTGAA ATACCTTTACTGtgatgaaattcaattagAAGCCGATAATGTATTGGCCACATTGTACGTAGCCAAAAAGTATATAGTCCCACACTTGGCCCGCGCCTGCGTCAATTATTTGGAAACTAGTCTGACAGCGAAAAACGCTTGCTTATTGCTCAGCCAATCAAGACTGTTCGAGGAACCGGATCTCATGGCACGATGTTGGGAGGTGATCGATGCACAG GCAGAAATGGCCATCAAATCGGAGGGATTCGTTGATATCGACATGAAAACATTCGAGTCGATCCTTGCTAGAGAAACACTTAACTGCAAAGAGATCTGTCTGTTCGAAGCGGCCCTAAACTGGGCCCAATCAGCTTGTACCAAAATGGAAATCGATCCGACGTCACAAAATCGGCGCAACGTGCTCGGCTCTTCGCTGCAACTTATACGAATACCCACAATGACACTGGAAGAATACGCGAATGGCGTTGCGCAGCTGGGTATACTGACGCCACAAGAAACGATTGACATATTCCTGCATTTCACTGCAAAAAGTAAACCGATGCTGGATTTTACGACCAAACCGAGAGCTGGTTTAAAAACACAAGTTTGTCATCGATTTTTGTCATGCGCCTATCGATGCAACCAGTGGAGGTATCGTGGTCGTTGTGATAGTATTCAATTTTCAGTGGACAAACGAATTTTTATCGTCGGCTTCGGATTGTATGGTTCGTCGACGGGGGCAGCCGAttacaatgttaaaattgaattgaaacgaTTGGGCAGAGTGTTGGCGGAAAATAATACGAAATTCTTTTCGGACGGTTCCAGCAACACATTCCACGTCTTCTTCGACAATCCCATTCAAATCGAACCGGATCTGTACTACACGGCATCGGTTATTTTAAATGGATCGGAACTGAGCTTCTTCGGACAGGAAGGTATGACGGAAGTATGTATGGGAAATGTTACGTTCCAGTTTCAGTGTTCGTCGGAGAGTACAAATGGTACGGGCGTACAGGGTGGCCAAATACCGGAATTGATTTTCTACGGGCCAATGGTTACGAACAGTGGCAGTAATAGCAATATTGCTACGCCCATTGCTGGATGTTCGAGTGCATCGATGAATGGgagtggtggtggtggtggtgtcGGTGGTAGTTCAATATCGTCATCAAATAACAGTAACAATCGCAGTAATAACAATGAAGGTGATTGA
- the LOC119068155 gene encoding BTB/POZ domain-containing protein 6 isoform X3: MAMSHIYNKIAQKPVKKNQEQLTMPAYSQTWMNNVESLNNGPLLLSPVMHNNAQMQRENIQVTQPCSAPSSSPSSPSPSSPGAVHSTSFCMPSSGNLCTIINTGDPNWQATKSTVRERNAAMFNNELMADISFIVGSDDNIQTIPAHKYVLATGSSVFYAMFFGGLADDKLEITVPDVEPQAFLTLLKYLYCDEIQLEADNVLATLYVAKKYIVPHLARACVNYLETSLTAKNACLLLSQSRLFEEPDLMARCWEVIDAQAEMAIKSEGFVDIDMKTFESILARETLNCKEICLFEAALNWAQSACTKMEIDPTSQNRRNVLGSSLQLIRIPTMTLEEYANGVAQLGILTPQETIDIFLHFTAKSKPMLDFTTKPRAGLKTQVCHRFLSCAYRCNQWRYRGRCDSIQFSVDKRIFIVGFGLYGSSTGAADYNVKIELKRLGRVLAENNTKFFSDGSSNTFHVFFDNPIQIEPDLYYTASVILNGSELSFFGQEGMTEVCMGNVTFQFQCSSESTNGTGVQGGQIPELIFYGPMVTNSGSNSNIATPIAGCSSASMNGSGGGGGVGGSSISSSNNSNNRSNNNEGD, translated from the exons ATGGCTATGTCtcatatttacaataaaattgcaCAAAAACCAGttaagaaaaaccaagaaCAATTAACTATGCCCGCTTATTCACAAACTTGGATGAATAATG TAGAATCACTAAACAATGGTCCGCTATTGCTATCGCCTGTAATGCATAATAATGCCCAAATGCAACGAGAAAATATCCAAGTAACACAGCCATGTAGTGCACCATCTTCATCACCTTCGTCGCCATCGCCATCATCGCCAGGCGCAGTACACAGTACGTCGTTTTGTATGCCCTCGAGTGGAAATCTATGTACCATAATAAACACTGGAGATCCGAATTGGCAGGCAACAAAATCGACG GTTCGTGAGCGGAATGCTGCTATGTTTAACAATGAGCTGATGGCTGATATCAGTTTCATTGTGGGAAGTGATG ACAACATACAAACAATACCAGCCCATAAATATGTTCTAGCAACTGGAAGTTCTGTGTTTTATGCAATGTTTTTCGGTGGATTGGCCGACGACAAATTGGAAATAACAGTTCCAGATGTAGAGCCTCAGGCATTTTTAACATTATTGAA ATACCTTTACTGtgatgaaattcaattagAAGCCGATAATGTATTGGCCACATTGTACGTAGCCAAAAAGTATATAGTCCCACACTTGGCCCGCGCCTGCGTCAATTATTTGGAAACTAGTCTGACAGCGAAAAACGCTTGCTTATTGCTCAGCCAATCAAGACTGTTCGAGGAACCGGATCTCATGGCACGATGTTGGGAGGTGATCGATGCACAG GCAGAAATGGCCATCAAATCGGAGGGATTCGTTGATATCGACATGAAAACATTCGAGTCGATCCTTGCTAGAGAAACACTTAACTGCAAAGAGATCTGTCTGTTCGAAGCGGCCCTAAACTGGGCCCAATCAGCTTGTACCAAAATGGAAATCGATCCGACGTCACAAAATCGGCGCAACGTGCTCGGCTCTTCGCTGCAACTTATACGAATACCCACAATGACACTGGAAGAATACGCGAATGGCGTTGCGCAGCTGGGTATACTGACGCCACAAGAAACGATTGACATATTCCTGCATTTCACTGCAAAAAGTAAACCGATGCTGGATTTTACGACCAAACCGAGAGCTGGTTTAAAAACACAAGTTTGTCATCGATTTTTGTCATGCGCCTATCGATGCAACCAGTGGAGGTATCGTGGTCGTTGTGATAGTATTCAATTTTCAGTGGACAAACGAATTTTTATCGTCGGCTTCGGATTGTATGGTTCGTCGACGGGGGCAGCCGAttacaatgttaaaattgaattgaaacgaTTGGGCAGAGTGTTGGCGGAAAATAATACGAAATTCTTTTCGGACGGTTCCAGCAACACATTCCACGTCTTCTTCGACAATCCCATTCAAATCGAACCGGATCTGTACTACACGGCATCGGTTATTTTAAATGGATCGGAACTGAGCTTCTTCGGACAGGAAGGTATGACGGAAGTATGTATGGGAAATGTTACGTTCCAGTTTCAGTGTTCGTCGGAGAGTACAAATGGTACGGGCGTACAGGGTGGCCAAATACCGGAATTGATTTTCTACGGGCCAATGGTTACGAACAGTGGCAGTAATAGCAATATTGCTACGCCCATTGCTGGATGTTCGAGTGCATCGATGAATGGgagtggtggtggtggtggtgtcGGTGGTAGTTCAATATCGTCATCAAATAACAGTAACAATCGCAGTAATAACAATGAAGGTGATTGA
- the LOC119068155 gene encoding BTB/POZ domain-containing protein 6 isoform X4 gives MAMSHIYNKIAQKPVKKNQEQLTMPAYSQTWMNNESLNNGPLLLSPVMHNNAQMQRENIQVTQPCSAPSSSPSSPSPSSPGAVHSTSFCMPSSGNLCTIINTGDPNWQATKSTVRERNAAMFNNELMADISFIVGSDDNIQTIPAHKYVLATGSSVFYAMFFGGLADDKLEITVPDVEPQAFLTLLKYLYCDEIQLEADNVLATLYVAKKYIVPHLARACVNYLETSLTAKNACLLLSQSRLFEEPDLMARCWEVIDAQAEMAIKSEGFVDIDMKTFESILARETLNCKEICLFEAALNWAQSACTKMEIDPTSQNRRNVLGSSLQLIRIPTMTLEEYANGVAQLGILTPQETIDIFLHFTAKSKPMLDFTTKPRAGLKTQVCHRFLSCAYRCNQWRYRGRCDSIQFSVDKRIFIVGFGLYGSSTGAADYNVKIELKRLGRVLAENNTKFFSDGSSNTFHVFFDNPIQIEPDLYYTASVILNGSELSFFGQEGMTEVCMGNVTFQFQCSSESTNGTGVQGGQIPELIFYGPMVTNSGSNSNIATPIAGCSSASMNGSGGGGGVGGSSISSSNNSNNRSNNNEGD, from the exons ATGGCTATGTCtcatatttacaataaaattgcaCAAAAACCAGttaagaaaaaccaagaaCAATTAACTATGCCCGCTTATTCACAAACTTGGATGAATAATG AATCACTAAACAATGGTCCGCTATTGCTATCGCCTGTAATGCATAATAATGCCCAAATGCAACGAGAAAATATCCAAGTAACACAGCCATGTAGTGCACCATCTTCATCACCTTCGTCGCCATCGCCATCATCGCCAGGCGCAGTACACAGTACGTCGTTTTGTATGCCCTCGAGTGGAAATCTATGTACCATAATAAACACTGGAGATCCGAATTGGCAGGCAACAAAATCGACG GTTCGTGAGCGGAATGCTGCTATGTTTAACAATGAGCTGATGGCTGATATCAGTTTCATTGTGGGAAGTGATG ACAACATACAAACAATACCAGCCCATAAATATGTTCTAGCAACTGGAAGTTCTGTGTTTTATGCAATGTTTTTCGGTGGATTGGCCGACGACAAATTGGAAATAACAGTTCCAGATGTAGAGCCTCAGGCATTTTTAACATTATTGAA ATACCTTTACTGtgatgaaattcaattagAAGCCGATAATGTATTGGCCACATTGTACGTAGCCAAAAAGTATATAGTCCCACACTTGGCCCGCGCCTGCGTCAATTATTTGGAAACTAGTCTGACAGCGAAAAACGCTTGCTTATTGCTCAGCCAATCAAGACTGTTCGAGGAACCGGATCTCATGGCACGATGTTGGGAGGTGATCGATGCACAG GCAGAAATGGCCATCAAATCGGAGGGATTCGTTGATATCGACATGAAAACATTCGAGTCGATCCTTGCTAGAGAAACACTTAACTGCAAAGAGATCTGTCTGTTCGAAGCGGCCCTAAACTGGGCCCAATCAGCTTGTACCAAAATGGAAATCGATCCGACGTCACAAAATCGGCGCAACGTGCTCGGCTCTTCGCTGCAACTTATACGAATACCCACAATGACACTGGAAGAATACGCGAATGGCGTTGCGCAGCTGGGTATACTGACGCCACAAGAAACGATTGACATATTCCTGCATTTCACTGCAAAAAGTAAACCGATGCTGGATTTTACGACCAAACCGAGAGCTGGTTTAAAAACACAAGTTTGTCATCGATTTTTGTCATGCGCCTATCGATGCAACCAGTGGAGGTATCGTGGTCGTTGTGATAGTATTCAATTTTCAGTGGACAAACGAATTTTTATCGTCGGCTTCGGATTGTATGGTTCGTCGACGGGGGCAGCCGAttacaatgttaaaattgaattgaaacgaTTGGGCAGAGTGTTGGCGGAAAATAATACGAAATTCTTTTCGGACGGTTCCAGCAACACATTCCACGTCTTCTTCGACAATCCCATTCAAATCGAACCGGATCTGTACTACACGGCATCGGTTATTTTAAATGGATCGGAACTGAGCTTCTTCGGACAGGAAGGTATGACGGAAGTATGTATGGGAAATGTTACGTTCCAGTTTCAGTGTTCGTCGGAGAGTACAAATGGTACGGGCGTACAGGGTGGCCAAATACCGGAATTGATTTTCTACGGGCCAATGGTTACGAACAGTGGCAGTAATAGCAATATTGCTACGCCCATTGCTGGATGTTCGAGTGCATCGATGAATGGgagtggtggtggtggtggtgtcGGTGGTAGTTCAATATCGTCATCAAATAACAGTAACAATCGCAGTAATAACAATGAAGGTGATTGA